The Bacteroidales bacterium genomic sequence ATAATTAAAAAAACCTTTAATTTCTCTAAGACTCAATTCTAAATCGTAAAGTGGTGATTCTGCATGATCAAACAAAACTATTTTTTTTGGGTTGAAATTTATTATTTGCCTTACTATTTCGCTTCCAATTGATCCTGCAGCTCCTGTTACAAGAATTGTCTGGTTAAGTATTTGGTTTTTTATCCGTTTTTCATCAAGTTTAATAGGTTCTCTTTCTAACAGGTCTTCTATATTTATATTTTTTATTTGGTTAAAGCTTAATTCTCCGTCTATCCAGCTATTAATATCAGGTACAGTTAATACATTAACATTATGATTCAAACATATTTCAACAATTTCGTTTTTTAAATTAGAATCAGTAAGCTGTTTGGCAAAAATAAGTTTTGATATTTTATTTTTATTCAGAAATGAATCTAATGAGTTAATATGATGAATTGTTATTCCTTCAATTTTTTTATTTATATTATAATGTTGTATGTCAATAAAAGCAACAATTCTATAATTGTTTTTCTCATCTCTTTCTAATGTGTTTTTCGTTTTTATTCCGGATTGGTCTGCTCCAAAGATTATTATGTTTGTAATATCTTTTCTTGACAGGTTAAATTCCATATATATAGTTTTTACAAGAAACCTAAGAGCTGTCATCATAAAAATTGTAGTAATAAAGTCAATAACTACTATTGAAGAAGGAATAATAAAACGACCTGTAATAAAATAATAACTAACTATATTACTAATTGTAAAAAATAAACTCCCTAATGAAATTACAATAAATATTCTTTCTGCATCCTTTGTTCCGGTAAATCGAACAATCCCTGCATATGTTTTGCTAATAATGAAACTTATTATTCTTACACTAATAACAAAAGGAATAACAAACTGTAAAGAAGTAATTTTTTCATCAGGAATTTGAAAATTAAATCTTAACAAATATGCTAAAGTAATAGAACCTATGCTAATAAAAACATCAATTACAAAAACAATCCATCTTGGTGTATGTTTTTTCAGAAATATCATTATCTATTACTTAATATTTATAACAAAAGTATAATTTTTTATCTAAAATATATACTTCTTTATCAACAGTTCATAATTATTAGTCAATAATATGTTTTTTTTTAAACCCGAAACAATATACTTTACTACTACAATTTATCGGCTTATTACATTATAAGCTTGTAATACATAGGTCTTTAATTGGTTTGTTTTTTCCAGTTTGTATATATTTGAATAAATGAATTTATTAAGATTTAAAATAATGAATGTATATTTGTCTTTGATTTTTAATAAAACTAATTATGAAAAAATTATTTTTAATATTGCTTTTGCTAATACCTGTCATTATAATTGCCAACAACAATATTGACAGTCTTAAAAAAGAACTTCAAACAGCTACTGATACTAATAAAATTAGTATTCTGTTAAAATTAACTTTCAAATATCTTGATATAGATGTTAGCCAATCGGTTAAATATGGTAAGCAAGCATTAGAACTTTCTGAAAATATAAATTATAAAATGGGTATTGCTCAATCATTGAACGGTATTGGAAATACTTACCAGCGTAAAAGTTTATATGATAAAGCCTTAGAATATTTTAACAAAGCATTACAGATTTTCAAAGAAATTGGGTTTGATTATGGAATTTTTTCAACTCTAAATAATATTGGTGCAGTATTTGAAGATAAAGGAGATTATGGGAAAGCACTTGAGTATTTACTCCAATCTCTAAAAATTATTGAAGAAATTGGAAATTCTTCTGATATTGCTATGGCATATAATAATATTGGTTTGGTTCATTATTATCAATTAAATTTAGATAAAGCATTAGAATATCATAATAAAGCTCTTGATATCAGGATTAAAATTAATAATAAAAAAGGACAGGCTTTAAGTTATAATAATATAGGAATAGTGTATTATTACAAAAAAGATTATGAAAAGGTGCTTGAATATTTTCAAAAATCGTTAACCATTTATAAAGATATTGGTGATTTAAGAGGACAATCATTGCCTTTATTTAATATTGGACAAATCTATAATGACCAAGGAAGGATTGAAGAAGCATTGGAATATTTTAACAAATCGTTGAAAATTGACAAACAATTGGAAAACAGGAAAGGGGAAGCAACTACACTAAATTATATAGGTCAGGTTTATGCAAACCAAAAAGAATTCAAAAAAGCTCTTGGATATCAAAAAAGAAGTTTAAAAATTGCTAAAGAAATAGATGCTAAACCATCTATCCAGGATAGTTATGAAATTCTTTCAGAAACTTATGAAAAAATGAATAACTATAAAGAATCATTATTTTATCATAAACTATATTCTGAACTAAAAGATTCTTTATTTAACGAAACACGTTCAAGACAAATTGCAGATATGCAAACTAAATATGAAACAGCAAAAAAAGAAGAAGAAATAGATTTATTGAACAAGGAAGATAAATTAAAAGAACTTGAATTAATAAGTAAAATTGATAGGATAAAAAAACAAAAACTTATTATTTTAATTGCAGGTTTATCTTTAATCATAATTATTGTTTTTTCTATTTTATTATTCAGGCTATTTCAATTAAAACGTAAAGCAAATAAACTTCTTGCAAAAAATATAAATCAAATAAATAAGCAGAACAAAGAACTTGAAAAAGCTTATGAAGAAATAAAAAACACTACTAAATTAAAGGAAATTTTTCTTGCAAATACAAGCCACGAAATCAGGACACCATTAAACGTTATAATAGGATTCACCAATCTTCTTATGAATAGCCAATTAGGCACAAAACAACTGGCTTATTTAAAAAATATTAAAAATTCAGGGAACAATTTACTGGTTGTTATTAATGACCTTTTAACTTTTTCAAAAATTGAATCAGGTAAATTATCACTTGAAAAAATAAATTTCGATTTAAAAGAAATTGTTATTAATTATATTGAAACAA encodes the following:
- a CDS encoding polysaccharide biosynthesis protein, translating into MIFLKKHTPRWIVFVIDVFISIGSITLAYLLRFNFQIPDEKITSLQFVIPFVISVRIISFIISKTYAGIVRFTGTKDAERIFIVISLGSLFFTISNIVSYYFITGRFIIPSSIVVIDFITTIFMMTALRFLVKTIYMEFNLSRKDITNIIIFGADQSGIKTKNTLERDEKNNYRIVAFIDIQHYNINKKIEGITIHHINSLDSFLNKNKISKLIFAKQLTDSNLKNEIVEICLNHNVNVLTVPDINSWIDGELSFNQIKNINIEDLLEREPIKLDEKRIKNQILNQTILVTGAAGSIGSEIVRQIINFNPKKIVLFDHAESPLYDLELSLREIKGFFNYDVVIGDITNEVRVRNVFNTFKPDLVYHAAAYKHVPMMENNPTESIRANVLGTKIISDLSVEYKVKTFVMVSTDKAVNPTNVMGASKRLAEMYVQSINKQGSTNFITTRFGNVLGSNGSVIPRFKRQIENGGPVTVTHPDVTRYFMTIPEACQLVLEASAMGRGGEIYIFDMGKSIKIVDLAKKMIKLSGLTLGKDIQLNFTGLRPGEKLYEELLNDKENTIPTYHSQIMIAKIHEYDFNTISNQIKDLISLMKSQDNFKVVALMKKIVTEFISKNSVYEELDKK
- a CDS encoding tetratricopeptide repeat protein; amino-acid sequence: MKKLFLILLLLIPVIIIANNNIDSLKKELQTATDTNKISILLKLTFKYLDIDVSQSVKYGKQALELSENINYKMGIAQSLNGIGNTYQRKSLYDKALEYFNKALQIFKEIGFDYGIFSTLNNIGAVFEDKGDYGKALEYLLQSLKIIEEIGNSSDIAMAYNNIGLVHYYQLNLDKALEYHNKALDIRIKINNKKGQALSYNNIGIVYYYKKDYEKVLEYFQKSLTIYKDIGDLRGQSLPLFNIGQIYNDQGRIEEALEYFNKSLKIDKQLENRKGEATTLNYIGQVYANQKEFKKALGYQKRSLKIAKEIDAKPSIQDSYEILSETYEKMNNYKESLFYHKLYSELKDSLFNETRSRQIADMQTKYETAKKEEEIDLLNKEDKLKELELISKIDRIKKQKLIILIAGLSLIIIIVFSILLFRLFQLKRKANKLLAKNINQINKQNKELEKAYEEIKNTTKLKEIFLANTSHEIRTPLNVIIGFTNLLMNSQLGTKQLAYLKNIKNSGNNLLVVINDLLTFSKIESGKLSLEKINFDLKEIVINYIETITEKTNKKKIELIYDIDSTIPKLINGDPIRLNQILSNMIGNAIKFTNEGGEISINISLSEENEDNVIVLFKIFDTGIGIPKEKLENIFDSFTQARSDTTRKFGGTGLGLSIVKKLVELHNGKISVESKKNEGSVFIFDLKYAKTIFEEGSEKTETFKIIKVKSPEKINILLAEDNEPSIILTIDTLKLYNENIKIDVAKNGKQAIEKAEKNNYDLIIMDVQMPEMDGYDATDYIRENFKQPKNTIPILGMSAYAFKEEKEKCLNIGMNDYITKPFVPEKLFEKIEKLTGLKQKEIKEPLKILKNKFEKLKIINLSFLKKIYKNNNEKIIKMIKIYLKNIPDQLSELKNMYNENNFSGMKIIAHSLKTSFNYIGMKENRELMKKIEEQDISETSFNEIIEKIDKNWEQAKIELNKIIQEIS